A single genomic interval of Hydractinia symbiolongicarpus strain clone_291-10 chromosome 8, HSymV2.1, whole genome shotgun sequence harbors:
- the LOC130654196 gene encoding uncharacterized protein LOC130654196 isoform X1: MSIMAESSTVKTAEDILPYLFEPVVISEGGEDEWTDCSSEANESDVEREMGKQGRCDVDSETWCKCGHCQKKYFPIECICCVEVEETKRMIEKENIGCIIDHPGFSPVCLNVEVLWTSLVNLADREGAYLPRRNNVPNKSYRYAAYRQFTWWIHDKLGRHVRRVIPSCAVSRKRAEFEEEDGNYTFFRGHDDKASEIVNAMEWVRDGGN; this comes from the exons ATGTCAATAATGGCGGAATCTTCAACTGTAAAAACGGCAGAGGATATTTTACCATACCTTTTTGAGCCAGTCGTTATATCAGAGGGTGGGGAAGATGAATGGACTGACTGCAGTAGCGAGGCAAATGAGAGTGATGTAGAAAGAGAGATGGGAAAACAGGGAAGATGCGACGTGGATAGTGAAACGTGGTGCAAATGTGGACATTgccaaaaaaagtattttcctATTGAATGCATTTGTTGTGTAGAGGTCGAAGAAACAAAACGGATGATTGAAAAGGAGAATATTG GCTGTATAATTGATCATCCAGGTTTTAGTCCAGTGTGCCTTAACGTCGAGGTTTTGTGGACATCGCTGGTGAACTTGGCAGATAGAGAAGGAGCTTATTTGCCGCGCAGGAATAACGTTCCAAACAA atcGTATAGATATGCAGCATATAGACAGTTTACCTGGTGGATACATGATAAGTTAGGTCGCCATGTTAGACGGGTTATACCATCTTGCGCTGTTAGCCGTAAAAGGGCCGAATTCGAAGAAGAAGACGGCAACTACACTTTTTTTAGAGGACACGACGATAAGGCTAGTGAGATTGTAAATGCAATGGAATGGGTGAGAGATGGTGGTAActga
- the LOC130654338 gene encoding uncharacterized protein LOC130654338, which produces MRKEKKHKNLKQKLNAASTENFQENIKKYARWLEDKPMLVRIGNEDFVSKEIYYHGMCRVSYQSKAEKTPLAIQERNEKGMERQKLETSWHTARGIHCKAFEGVCAYIDDHILKEKDVILLSEIKNQYHMLLAEIGNEAFEDIESSSAKLEQKLLKHYKESIQIMKGKTRRGNLIFCSTISEEEAFRKEYSMKTKLKAKIRDVAFALSFAIMEIEKCPIPDEVTFADIKKGEVEAPNELIEFFSYLIGGPDQRIVKSNQKQRRIKSIADDVIFAATSGKKKPAKHLQLGLAVKSITGSKKVIEMLNRLGHSVSYSIIEELETELTTQKQFQRGLFSLRRTQKSFSRLPIDLTLEQTINADAACQRKGISALTNSISARQRWAQSHSIRTSIVSYVFENLGMTKQEDVSQDLKASRMRQNSKDLHQVINMVKETMNPFNDAIEKQYLFNIASGKAASPDTTKFLLNIVSVGSKARDKFIDECSKDPARFEKPIRRQTLHTFATGGTKYNIKAADNKVVAVTMMRDLFGSILYHSLQRKIDMAEVLKYPLTPVPLSLGHVDGKMQKTPKVKLLNELEAKVKTDDPNRVDVNIIDGMFFLHLFVDLPATFGALATFILKRVCASKGNIIHFVLDKMVHSSIKDCERDLRCTERHGAYQITGPEQKRPSNWLNALRNDHFKAALVEFLAFFWENNMHSTVLGNKTVIMNRNDTCYMFRVEGEIVVKTEIVKLFSTHEEADSRILYHLSSIQTPANVVIRTIDTDVLIIALGCLSKLPNSLNIWMETGVYTKNTLRYISINQIYQKLGKNICMALPAYHAFTGCDYTASFSRKGKIRPFKLLEKNESVQDVFKQLGTNLDVTDDAFATLEKFVCSMYGKRNLSSVDEARLVMFLEKYKPKGENEAISCVKKFDGSSLPPCLRVLRQKIYRTKYVAQLWMSSITSEPPNHLPEDMGWLLKDGSYIIKWYEGEMSPKAVDVTSNENYYGFSREVEDFEGFDELSSDDDSDSDDETSDEDV; this is translated from the exons ATGCGAAAGGAAAAGAAGcacaaaaatttaaagcaaaaattaaATGCAGCATCTACAGagaattttcaagaaaatataaaaaagtatgcacGTTGGTTGGAAGATAAGCCTATGTTAGTGCGAATCGGAAATGAAGATTTTGTAAGCAAAGAAATATACTACCATGGAATGTGCAGGGTCAGTTATCAAAGCAAGGCCGAAAAAACACCATTGGCAATACAAGAGAGGAATGAAAAAGGGATGGAAAGACAAAAACTTGAAACATCCTGGCATACTGCGAGAGGGATTCACTGCAAGGCTTTTGAAGGTGTTTGTGCTTATATTGATGATCACatcctaaaagaaaaagatgttATCTTACTCAGCGAGATAAAAAATCAATATCACATGTTACTAGCAGAAATCGGGAATGAAGCATTCGAAGATATTGAATCGTCTTCAGCAAAACTTGAGCAAAAATTATTAAAgcattacaaagaaagtatacaaATCATGAAGGGGAAAACAAGACGTGGAAACTTGATATTCTGCAGCACCATTTCCGAAGAAGAAGCTTTCAGGAAAGAGTACTCGATGAAGACAAAATTGAAAGCGAAGATTAGAGATGTAGCGTTTGCATTAAGTTTTGCCATAATGGAAATTGAAAAATGCCCTATACCCGATGAAGTGACATTTGCAGATATAAAAAAAGGTGAAGTTGAGGCACCAaatgaattaattgaatttTTCAGTTACCTTATTGGTGGTCCTGACCAACGCATAGTAAAgtcaaatcagaagcagaggcGCATAAAAAGTATTGCTGACGATGTCATATTTGCTGCAACATCAGGAAAAAAAAAACCTGCAAAACATTTGCAGCTTGGACTGGCAGTGAAAAGCATTACAGGAAGCAAAAAAGTGATCGAAATGTTAAATAGACTTGGACACTCTGTTAGCTATAGCATTATCGAAGAACTAGAAACAGAATTAACAAcacaaaaacaatttcaaaggGGATTATTTTCGCTGCGAAGAACCCAAAAGTCATTCTCAAGATTACCAATCGACTTGACATTAGAGCAAACGATAAATGCAGATGCTGCATGTCAGCGAAAAGGTATATcagctttaacaaattctatttcTGCTCGTCAACGATGGGCACAAAGTCATTCTATTCGAACAAGTATTGTGTCATACGTGTTTGAAAATTTGGGGATGACAAAACAGGAAGACGTGTCTCAAGATTTAAAGGCCAGCAGAATGCGACAAAATTCTAAAGATTTACATCAAGTTATAAACATGGTCAAGGAAACCATGAATCCATTTAACGATGCTAttgaaaaacaatatctttttaaTATAGCATCAGGAAAAGCAGCCTCACCAGACACAACAAAGTTTTTGCTCAACATCGTTAGTGTTGGAAGCAAAGCACGTGATAAATTTATTGACGAATGTTCTAAAGATCCAGCAAGATTCGAAAAACCTATACGAAGACAAACATTACACACATTTGCAACTGGGGGAACGAAGTATAATATTAAAGCTGCTGACAACAAAGTGGTTGCTGTAACGATGATGAGAGATTTGTTTGGTAGCATCTTGTACCATTCGCTACAAAGGAAAATTGATATGGCAGAGGTACTGAAGTATCCTCTAACACCTGTCCCTTTATCTCTTGGACATGTTGATGGCAAAATGCAAAAGACCCCTAAAGTCAAATTATTGAACGAGTTAGAAGCAAAAGTAAAAACTGACGATCCAAATCGCGTCGATGTTAACATAATTGATGGAATGTTTTTCCTACATCTTTTTGTTGACCTTCCAGCAACATTTGGAGCTCTGGCAACATTCATTTTGAAACGCGTTTGTGCTAGCAAGGGAAACATCATACATTTTGTTCTAGACAAAATGGTACACTCGAGTATCAAGGATTGTGAAAGGGATTTGCGATGTACTGAGAGACATGGAGCTTATCAGATAACTGGACCTGAGCAAAAAAGACCTTCAAACTGGTTGAATGCATTGAGAAATGATCACTTCAAAGCAGCATTGGTGGAGTTCTTAGCCTTCTTTTGGGAAAACAACATGCATTCAACAGTACTTGGAAACAAAACAGTCATAATGAATCGCAATGATACCTGCTACATGTTTAGAGTTGAAGGAGAGATCGTGGTCAAAACCGAGATCGTTAAATTGTTTTCAACTCATGAAGAAGCTGATTCCAGAATTTTGTACCACCTATCTTCGATTCAAACACCAGCAAACGTTGTGATAAGAACCATAGATACTGACGTGCTGATAATTGCTCTTGGCTGCCTTAGTAAGTTACCTAACAGCTTGAATATTTGGATGGAAACCGGTGTTTACACTAAAAATACATTAAGGTACATAAGTATTAATCAAATATACCAGAAATTGGGCAAAAATATTTGCATGGCCTTGCCAGCATACCATGCTTTCACTGGATGTGACTATACAGCATCGTTTAGTAGGAAAGGAAAAATTCGACCTTTCAAACTactagaaaaaaatgaaagtgtgCAAGATGTATTTAAACAGCTAGGAACAAATCTTGATGTCACAGATGACGCTTTTGCAACGTTGGAAAAATTTGTATGCAGCATGTATGGAAAAAGGAATCTATCATCTGTAGATGAAGCTAGGTTGGTAATGTTTTTGGAAAAGTATAAACCAAAAGGAGAAAATGAAGCAATTTCCTGTGTTAAAAAGTTTGATGGAAGTTCTCTACCACCTTGTTTACGAGTGTTGCGTCAAAAGATTTATCGAACAAAGTATGTTGCACAGTTATGGATGTCATCAATAACGTCCGAGCCTCCAAATCACCTTCCTGAAGACATGGGTTGGCTGCTGAAAGATGGCAGCTATATCATTAAGTGGTACGAAGGCGAAATGTCTCCAAAAGCAGTAGATGTCACCAGCAATGAAAATTATTATGGATTCTCCAGAGAAGTAGAAG ATTTTGAAGGGTTTGATGAACTGTCAAGTGATGACGATTCAGACAGTGATGACGAAACTAGTGACGAAGACGTGTAA